Proteins from a single region of Engystomops pustulosus chromosome 5, aEngPut4.maternal, whole genome shotgun sequence:
- the FAM110B gene encoding protein FAM110B — MPTETLQTGSMGKPGSPAVAFTSAVPLRILNKGPDYFRRQSEPNPKRLSAVERLEADKAKYVKSQEVINAKQEPVKPAVLAKPPVCPGAKRPLASPTLKMFNNNAKSESCVQRENLKLEILKNIINSSEGSSTGSVHKQSSRNWPPGRSDSSDQNRHSFAESLKVYPMQSHGSPQETNSNISRRHLDKSGDNFLHVSHSSSDIRKVTNMKQIKVTPCSSSAPPLPPKPKIATLTTLKSPDNDNLEPTCGVTRRPSLQRSKSDLSDRYFRVDADVERFFNYCGLDPEELENLGMENFARANSDIISLNFRSASMISSDCEQSQDSNSDLRNDDSANDRVPYGISAIERNARIIKWLYSIKQARESQKVSHV, encoded by the coding sequence ATGCCTACAGAAACACTACAGACAGGTAGCATGGGGAAACCTGGTAGCCCAGCAGTGGCTTTCACATCGGCTGTCCCTCTCCGAATATTGAACAAAGGACCTGACTATTTCCGCAGGCAGTCAGAGCCTAATCCCAAGAGACTGAGCGCAGTGGAAAGACTAGAAGCTGATAAGGCAAAATATGTCAAGAGCCAAGAGGTTATCAACGCCAAACAAGAGCCTGTGAAGCCAGCAGTACTTGCAAAGCCTCCTGTGTGCCCTGGGGCAAAGAGACCTTTGGCTAGCCCAACCCTAAAAATGTTTAACAACAATGCAAAGTCTGAGAGCTGTGTACAACGAGAGAACTTAAAGCTAGAAATCCTTAAAAACATTATCAATAGCTCTGAAGGCTCCAGTACAGGTTCTGTGCACAAGCAAAGTTCTCGGAACTGGCCTCCAGGCCGATCAGACTCTTCTGACCAAAACCGACATTCTTTTGCAGAATCCTTAAAGGTCTACCCTATGCAAAGTCATGGGAGCCCTCAAGAAACCAACTCAAACATCAGTAGGAGGCATCTAGATAAATCAGGTGATAATTTTTTACATGTTTCTCATAGTTCCTCAGACATTCGAAAGGTCACGAATATGAAACAGATAAAGGTGACGCCTTGTAGCagttctgccccacctcttcctcCTAAGCCCAAAATTGCCACCTTAACGACCCTTAAGTCGCCTGACAACGATAATTTGGAACCCACCTGTGGTGTAACCCGACGGCCATCACTCCAGCGATCAAAGTCTGACTTGAGTGACAGATACTTTCGAGTTGATGCGGATGTAGAGAGGTTCTTTAATTACTGTGGACTGGATCCTGAAGAGCTTGAAAACCTTGGGATGGAAAATTTTGCAAGGGCTAATTCTGATATAATTTCTCTAAACTTTCGCAGTGCAAGCATGATCAGCTCAGACTGTGAGCAGTCTCAGGATAGCAACAGTGACCTTAGAAACGACGACAGTGCCAACGACCGCGTGCCGTACGGTATATCTGCCATAGAGAGGAATGCCAGGATCATCAAGTGGTTATATAGCATAAAACAAGCTAGAGAGTCACAGAAGGTGTCCCACGTGTGA